A region of Chelonoidis abingdonii isolate Lonesome George chromosome 8, CheloAbing_2.0, whole genome shotgun sequence DNA encodes the following proteins:
- the RBM41 gene encoding RNA-binding protein 41 isoform X1 — MRRINSSLSSDDFLLEDLETEGERQLKSLLHHQLDTAVSIEQCVSKRRCFAPAALYKPFGEGAAGTLTLSQFQALQESEQETASLRELGLSDSEILLWKNHASADKGSGLGAAPEAMRERLRAIQEKITEHQRILSLPQRFAGSKQLNRREMEIENALFQGTDRHSFLRALYHQDEAQKRMVNEKDPMGHLETVCQEMLKKPLPGESQSTESDPCLPCFPSPSGPVIKGTTQLLDQGEQTEQYGGPSLPVIKAAGAVVQRPILGSTTVKEPVEFIPEEEIRKNRLSEKEIRSISRFSSYEPGEPSKVLYLKNLSTRVTVRELVSLFARFQEKDGPPIQFRLLSGRMRGQAFITFPSVEVARKAMLLVNGYSLMGRMLVIEFGKSKVQSSSVDSASHTSCATASAEKPTTQLVDK; from the exons ATGCGGAG GATCAACAGCAGCCTGTCTAGTGATGATTTCCTCTTGGAGGATCTGGAGACAGAAGGAGAGAGGCAGCTGAAGAGCCTCCTTCATCATCAGCTTGATACTGCTGTCTCCATTGAACA GTGCGTGTCCAAGCGAAGATGCTTCGCCCCAGCTGCTCTTTACAAGCCCTTTGGAGAGGGGGCGGCAGGGACTCTGACCTTATCGCAGTTCCAGGCACTGCAGGAGAGTGAGCAAGAAACAGCCTCTCTTCGGGAACTGGGGCTCTCAGACTCAGAGATCCTGCTCTGGAAGAACCATGCTTCAGCAGATAAG ggctctgggctgggagcagcccctgAAGCCATGCGGGAACGGCTGCGAGCCATCCAGGAGAAGATCACAGAGCACCAGCGCATTTTATCCCTGCCGCAGAGGTTTGCTGGCAGCAAACAGCTGAACCGGAGGGAGATGGAGATTGAGAATGCGCTTTTCCAGGGGACAGACCGTCACTCCTTCCTGCGGGCACTCTACCACCAAG ATGAAGCTCAGAAGAGGATGGTGAATGAAAAGGACCCCATGGGTCACTTGGAGACTGTCTGTCAAGAGATGCTGAAAAAGCCATTGCCTGGGGAATCCCAGTCTACAGAAAGTGATCCATGCTTGCCTTGTTTCCcctccccaagtggacctgtgATTAAGGGTACCACACAGCTTCTGGATCAGGGAGAGCAGACGGAACAATATGGAGGTCCCAGCCTCCCCGTGATTAAGGCAGCAGGGGCTGTGGTCCAGAGACCCATCCTGGGGTCTACAACTGTAAAGGAGCCCGTGGAGTTCATCCCAGAAGAGGAGATTCGCAAGAATCGTCTCTCGGAGAAGGAGATCAGGAGCATCTCCCGGTTTTCCTCCTACGAGCCGGGAGAGCCAAGCAAG GTGCTGTATTTGAAGAACCTGAGCACTCGGGTGACAGTGAGGGAGTTGGTCTCGCTGTTTGCTCGGTTCCAGGAGAAGGATGGCCCACCGATCCAGTTCCGCCTGCTGAGTGGCCGCATGAGGGGCCAGGCCTTTATCACCTTTCCCA GTGTCGAGGTTGCACGGAAAGCAATGCTGCTGGTGAACGGCTATAGCCTGATGGGGAGAATGCTGGTGATAGAGTTTGGGAAAAGTAAGGTGCAGTCATCAAGTGTTGACTCTGCCTCCCACACCTCGTGTGCCACCGCCAGTGCAGAGAAACCCACTACCCAACTAGTGGACAAGTAA